A window from Deltaproteobacteria bacterium encodes these proteins:
- the dapE gene encoding succinyl-diaminopimelate desuccinylase, whose protein sequence is MLDAASTIRNRLINRSLELLRIPSITGDEAAIAKHLYKWAKAQKQLSADDITKHGNALVIGHPDTRRPCIALVGHLDTVPPTPADASPKINGNLIIGRGASDMKGAIAIMQVIVETNNLAMLPFALVLVLYDREEGHCRNNGLQPLLENYEPLSAIDLAICMEPTDNYLQLGCMGAISARITFSGRSAHSARPWQGENAIYKSVPILQKLLEQKPHEVKIAGLSFYEVMSITMAKGGSSHNTIPANFELNLNYRFAPTTPIQIANKNAIQKIKNLIANSATIEILDVAPPGPIPNDNLILNQIQQTINLKIGPKQAWTDVARLSAFGIDAVNLGPGAQAQAHQAGESVSIDALVKSYEILMKILHNPLIN, encoded by the coding sequence ATGTTAGATGCAGCCTCAACTATCCGCAATCGTTTAATCAACCGTAGTCTTGAATTATTACGTATCCCCAGTATCACTGGCGATGAGGCCGCTATTGCTAAGCATCTTTATAAATGGGCAAAAGCGCAAAAACAACTTAGTGCTGATGATATTACTAAACACGGTAATGCTTTAGTAATTGGCCACCCTGATACTCGCCGTCCATGTATTGCTTTGGTTGGTCACCTTGATACAGTACCACCTACACCAGCTGACGCTTCACCTAAAATAAATGGCAACCTCATTATTGGACGAGGCGCCTCGGATATGAAAGGCGCAATCGCGATAATGCAAGTTATTGTCGAAACTAATAACTTGGCAATGTTACCTTTTGCTTTAGTGCTGGTTCTCTATGATCGAGAAGAGGGGCACTGCCGTAATAATGGCTTGCAGCCATTGTTAGAAAATTATGAACCTCTATCAGCGATAGATCTTGCTATCTGTATGGAACCTACTGATAACTATCTGCAACTTGGTTGCATGGGGGCAATTAGTGCTCGTATTACTTTTTCGGGTCGTTCAGCTCATTCAGCTCGACCTTGGCAAGGTGAAAATGCGATATATAAATCTGTACCTATATTACAAAAATTGCTTGAACAAAAACCACACGAAGTAAAAATAGCGGGGCTTTCATTTTATGAGGTAATGAGTATAACTATGGCAAAAGGCGGCAGCTCTCATAATACAATACCTGCAAATTTTGAACTTAATCTCAATTATCGTTTTGCCCCAACCACCCCCATACAAATAGCTAATAAAAATGCGATACAAAAAATTAAAAACCTTATCGCCAATTCAGCAACTATTGAAATATTAGATGTTGCTCCACCAGGCCCTATACCTAATGACAATCTAATCCTTAATCAAATTCAACAAACGATAAATTTAAAAATAGGACCCAAGCAAGCATGGACTGATGTTGCAAGATTATCAGCTTTTGGTATTGATGCAGTAAATTTGGGGCCAGGCGCGCAAGCACAAGCACATCAAGCTGGAGAATCTGTTTCTATTGATGCTTTAGTAAAATCCTATGAAATACTCATGAAAATTTTGCACAATCCCCTGATAAATTAG